In Parcubacteria group bacterium CG10_big_fil_rev_8_21_14_0_10_36_14, the following proteins share a genomic window:
- a CDS encoding DNA polymerase III subunit alpha: MFIHLHNHSHYSLLDGLPKIPDIVNRAKELGMTAVALTDHGTTYGLIEFYKACKKAEIKPILGVEAYVARRGHTDKEPGVDTKPYHLVLLAKNKEGYENILRLTSIAHLDGFYYKPRVDKELLKKYSKGIIGLSACLNGEISRAALSDNMETAERALSEYKEIFGEGNFYLELQPQTATKNNDQSLANARLIELAKKTNTPLVATKDVHYINFDDKEAQDALLCIQTGTTLDNPDRLSMMDIDCSFSTEGDMRAWFSDTPEAIDNTVKIAEACDVELTLGVNILPKFKTPNGKSDVDYLRELCEDGIKRRYKEITPEVRERLEWELDTINKMGFASYFLIVADFVKYAKGEGIVVGPGRGSAAGSIVSYVLGVTDLDPIHYKLLFERFLNPDRISMPDIDMDFADIKRHKVIEYVMEKYGRDKVAGIITFGTMMARAAVRDVGRVMGLPYGEVDRIAKMIPTPVQGRHTPLSSHVEEVKELRDLYNDNPDIKRLLDLSIKMEGTVRHASQHACAVVIADKPLMEYTAIQKAQGGDVESVTQYSMKPIEDVGLLKMDFLGLANLSIIQDTIEIVEAVSKTETGEATKIDIEKIPLDDKKTFNILSRAETTGVFQLESSGMKRYIKDLQPTDIEDIIAMVALYRPGPMQFIESFINRKHGREKIEYMHPSMENALKNTYGIPVYQEQVMQISKDMAGFTGGEADTLRKAMGKKIAELMAKMRAKFIAGATTQGISKQLATEVFQTLEDFAAYGFNRSHAACYAMIAYRTAYLKANWPNCFMAALMNSDYGNLDRITIEVEECKLLGLEVLPPDINDSYSKFSVVPKTNKIRFGLLAIKNVGSDIADAIIKERKENGKFESLEDFLERVNHKNLNKKVLDALVKCGAMDALGARAEMLHNMQKMLDFNREVRASSEQPVGLFGKNILSKPTLQMEPAEPIEKKEILAWEKELLGLYISAHPFLDIKPLIADLIKSVDELKEMKDGNWVNVAGVITKIHSIRTKKNEPMCFVTIEDGMSSFEIIVFPSILESTRTIWQEDNIVIVGGRLSFKDGEIKVLANKVEVVSVDNMEKIKTQFADGKSEKPQVSNFKPQQNFKTKNNTPAPNFKQESEGAGFRGNDNSDIKQFFNGNIALKDDGLYISLPKKMKKAQVEHMKSLLQKHPGTTQVFFALPDKPAIKTSFKIDSERFI, translated from the coding sequence ATGTTCATCCATCTCCACAATCATTCCCACTATTCACTGTTAGACGGACTGCCGAAGATTCCGGATATTGTCAATCGAGCGAAAGAGCTCGGAATGACAGCAGTCGCCCTTACTGACCATGGAACAACCTATGGTCTTATTGAGTTTTATAAGGCTTGTAAAAAAGCAGAAATAAAACCAATCTTAGGAGTAGAGGCTTACGTAGCAAGAAGAGGGCATACTGACAAAGAACCCGGAGTGGACACTAAGCCATATCATCTTGTGCTTTTGGCAAAAAATAAAGAGGGGTATGAGAATATATTACGCCTTACATCAATTGCCCATCTTGACGGTTTTTATTATAAACCTCGAGTAGATAAAGAGCTTTTGAAAAAATATAGCAAAGGAATAATTGGGCTGTCCGCTTGTTTGAATGGTGAAATATCGCGCGCAGCACTTTCCGATAATATGGAAACAGCCGAACGGGCACTTTCCGAGTATAAAGAAATTTTTGGCGAAGGAAACTTTTATTTAGAACTTCAGCCTCAGACCGCCACAAAAAACAATGACCAGTCGCTTGCCAATGCGCGTCTTATAGAGCTTGCAAAAAAGACCAATACGCCCCTTGTTGCTACAAAAGATGTGCATTATATAAACTTTGACGATAAAGAGGCACAGGACGCTCTTTTATGCATTCAGACGGGCACTACGTTAGATAACCCCGACCGGCTAAGTATGATGGATATTGACTGTTCGTTTTCTACGGAAGGTGATATGCGCGCATGGTTTTCCGATACGCCTGAGGCAATAGATAATACAGTGAAAATAGCCGAGGCGTGTGACGTTGAGCTCACCCTTGGTGTGAATATTTTACCAAAATTTAAAACACCCAACGGAAAATCGGACGTGGATTATTTGCGCGAACTTTGCGAAGACGGTATTAAGAGAAGATATAAAGAAATAACGCCAGAAGTTCGTGAGCGTTTGGAATGGGAGCTTGATACTATAAATAAAATGGGGTTTGCTTCATACTTTTTGATAGTTGCGGATTTTGTAAAATATGCAAAAGGTGAGGGGATAGTTGTGGGTCCCGGCCGTGGATCTGCAGCCGGCTCTATTGTTTCTTATGTTCTTGGAGTGACCGATCTTGACCCAATACATTACAAATTACTTTTTGAAAGATTTTTAAACCCGGATAGAATATCAATGCCTGATATTGATATGGATTTTGCCGATATAAAACGTCACAAGGTTATTGAATATGTTATGGAAAAATATGGGCGGGACAAGGTGGCTGGTATTATTACATTTGGGACAATGATGGCGCGCGCGGCAGTGCGTGATGTGGGCAGAGTAATGGGTTTGCCATATGGAGAAGTGGACCGGATTGCAAAAATGATTCCAACTCCGGTGCAAGGCAGGCATACACCTTTATCAAGCCATGTTGAAGAAGTAAAAGAGCTCCGCGATCTATATAATGACAATCCGGATATAAAACGGCTTTTAGATTTATCTATAAAAATGGAAGGAACTGTCCGCCACGCCTCACAGCACGCTTGCGCTGTGGTAATTGCTGATAAACCGCTTATGGAATATACGGCAATACAAAAGGCGCAGGGAGGGGATGTAGAAAGCGTAACCCAATATTCAATGAAGCCGATTGAAGATGTTGGTTTGCTTAAAATGGACTTTTTGGGTTTGGCTAACCTTTCTATTATTCAGGATACGATTGAAATTGTTGAAGCGGTGAGCAAAACAGAAACAGGCGAAGCAACAAAAATTGATATAGAAAAAATACCGCTTGATGATAAAAAAACATTTAATATTTTATCGCGGGCAGAGACAACCGGTGTTTTTCAGCTTGAGTCAAGCGGAATGAAGCGATATATAAAAGATTTACAACCAACGGATATAGAAGATATCATCGCTATGGTAGCTTTGTATCGTCCGGGTCCAATGCAGTTTATTGAGTCTTTTATCAATAGAAAGCATGGCAGAGAAAAAATAGAGTATATGCATCCCTCTATGGAGAATGCCTTAAAAAATACTTATGGCATTCCTGTTTATCAGGAGCAGGTTATGCAAATATCAAAAGATATGGCAGGATTTACCGGCGGAGAGGCGGACACTTTGCGTAAAGCAATGGGAAAGAAGATTGCCGAGCTGATGGCGAAGATGCGCGCAAAATTTATTGCCGGAGCAACAACACAAGGTATTTCAAAACAGCTGGCGACAGAAGTTTTTCAGACGTTGGAAGATTTTGCCGCTTATGGCTTTAATCGTTCTCATGCGGCCTGCTATGCAATGATTGCTTATCGCACGGCATATTTAAAAGCAAATTGGCCAAATTGTTTTATGGCGGCTTTAATGAATAGCGATTATGGAAATCTTGACCGCATTACAATAGAAGTGGAGGAATGTAAATTATTGGGGCTCGAGGTTCTTCCACCGGATATTAATGATTCATATTCAAAATTTTCCGTTGTGCCAAAAACAAATAAAATCCGTTTTGGCCTTTTGGCAATAAAAAATGTCGGAAGCGATATTGCGGATGCAATAATCAAAGAACGCAAAGAAAATGGAAAGTTTGAGTCATTGGAGGACTTTTTGGAACGAGTAAACCATAAAAATTTGAATAAAAAAGTTTTGGACGCGCTTGTAAAGTGCGGGGCAATGGATGCTTTGGGCGCGAGAGCGGAGATGCTACATAATATGCAGAAGATGTTGGATTTTAATAGAGAAGTTCGCGCTTCATCCGAACAGCCGGTTGGGCTTTTTGGTAAAAATATTCTTTCCAAACCGACTTTGCAGATGGAGCCGGCTGAACCGATAGAGAAAAAAGAAATTTTAGCTTGGGAAAAGGAGCTTCTCGGACTTTATATAAGTGCTCATCCGTTTCTAGATATAAAACCGTTAATAGCGGATTTAATAAAAAGTGTTGATGAATTAAAAGAAATGAAAGATGGAAATTGGGTAAATGTTGCCGGCGTAATAACAAAAATTCATAGTATTAGGACAAAAAAGAATGAGCCAATGTGTTTTGTTACCATAGAAGACGGGATGTCCTCTTTTGAGATAATTGTTTTCCCCAGTATATTGGAATCAACGAGGACGATATGGCAGGAAGATAATATTGTGATTGTCGGAGGACGTCTTTCTTTTAAAGATGGAGAGATAAAAGTGCTGGCAAATAAAGTAGAGGTTGTTAGTGTTGATAATATGGAAAAAATAAAAACGCAATTTGCCGATGGAAAATCAGAGAAACCACAAGTTTCTAATTTTAAACCCCAACAAAATTTTAAAACTAAAAATAATACTCCCGCGCCGAATTTCAAGCAGGAATCAGAAGGCGCTGGTTTTCGTGGAAACGATAATTCGGATATTAAACAATTTTTTAATGGCAATATTGCGCTAAAGGATGATGGATTATATATTTCCTTACCAAAAAAGATGAAAAAAGCACAGGTAGAACATATGAAATCCCTTTTACAAAAACACCCGGGGACTACCCAAGTGTTTTTTGCTTTGCCGGATAAGCCGGCAATTAAAACGAGTTTTAAGATTGATTCAGAAAGGTTTATCTAA